In a genomic window of Primulina huaijiensis isolate GDHJ02 chromosome 10, ASM1229523v2, whole genome shotgun sequence:
- the LOC140986499 gene encoding scarecrow-like protein 32: MVQFTETLPLLNQIPPFPSPPMNKNQLFRARPWPGFPTPKSVGNFGDSNCMEQLLIHCANALENNDATLAQQILWVLNNIAPPDGDSNQRLTCGFLRALIARAAKIGTCKLLTAMANVQANDLAMNNHKFSILELAGFVDLTPWHRFGFTAANAAVLEAVEGYSVVHIVDLSLTHCMQIPTLIDSMSTRLDPPPLIKLTVAGTMEDFPPMLDLSYEELGLKLVNFARSRNIIMDFRVIPSSSKDGFSSLIEELKLQHFVRAENGEALVINCHMMLHYIPEETPSNIPNPPQISIRTSSMPSLRTMFLESIRGLDPTIVILVDEDADFTSSSLVNRLRSAYNYLWIPYDTMDTFLPRGSKQRQWYEADICWKIENVISNEGPQRVERLEPKSKWVQRMREACFRGVGFSDDAILEVKSMLDEHTAGWGLKKEEEDVVLTWKGHNVVFATAWLPV, translated from the coding sequence ATGGTGCAATTCACTGAAACATTACCCCTGTTGAATCAAATCCCTCCATTTCCATCTCCGCCAATGAACAAGAACCAGCTTTTCCGGGCCCGGCCATGGCCGGGATTCCCGACGCCGAAATCTGTGGGGAATTTCGGGGACTCGAATTGCATGGAACAGTTGCTAATTCACTGTGCAAACGCCCTGGAAAACAATGACGCGACTCTTGCTCAACAAATCTTGTGGGTTCTCAACAATATTGCTCCTCCGGACGGGGACTCGAATCAGCGGCTGACTTGCGGCTTCCTCCGAGCGCTCATAGCACGCGCCGCCAAGATTGGAACCTGCAAATTGCTCACCGCCATGGCTAATGTCCAAGCAAATGATCTAGCCATGAACAATCATAAATTCTCTATTCTCGAGCTGGCGGGCTTCGTGGACTTGACTCCGTGGCACAGGTTCGGTTTTACGGCCGCTAATGCGGCGGTTCTGGAAGCTGTCGAAGGGTACTCGGTGGTTCATATAGTTGACTTGAGTTTAACACATTGCATGCAAATTCCGACCCTTATCGATTCCATGTCCACTCGGCTCGACCCACCGCCGCTGATCAAGCTAACGGTAGCCGGCACCATGGAAGATTTCCCACCAATGTTAGACCTCTCTTACGAGGAACTAGGCCTGAAATTAGTTAATTTCGCAAGATCCCGCAATATTATAATGGATTTTAGAGTCATTCCTTCGAGTTCTAAAGATGGGTTCTCTTCTTTGATCGAGGAACTCAAACTGCAACATTTCGTACGTGCCGAAAATGGCGAGGCACTAGTAATAAATTGTCACATGATGCTCCATTACATCCCAGAAGAAACCCCATCAAATATTCCAAATCCACctcaaatttcgatccgaaccTCGTCCATGCCGTCTCTCAGAACCATGTTTCTCGAGTCCATACGAGGTTTGGATCCGACAATCGTCATATTAGTCGACGAAGATGCAGATTTCACATCAAGCAGCCTAGTGAACAGATTAAGATCAGCTTACAATTATCTATGGATACCCTATGATACAATGGACACTTTTCTTCCACGGGGAAGCAAGCAGAGACAATGGTATGAAGCGGACATTTGTTGGAAGATAGAGAACGTAATTTCAAACGAGGGGCCTCAGAGAGTTGAGAGGCTCGAACCGAAGAGCAAATGGGTACAAAGAATGCGAGAGGCGTGTTTTCGAGGTGTTGGATTCAGCGACGATGCGATTTTAGAGGTGAAGAGTATGTTGGACGAGCATACAGCTGGTTGGGGActaaagaaagaagaagaagatgttgTGCTTACATGGAAAGGACACAACGTGGTTTTTGCTACTGCTTGGTTGCCTGTTTGA
- the LOC140986724 gene encoding peroxidase 73-like has translation MVRLSTIISLFICIILCSSSTSAQLRRNFYANICPNAEKIVREAVTLKFQQTFITVPSVIRLFFHDCFVGGCDASVIVASTSRNKAEKDHPDNLSLAGDGFDTVIKAKEAVDKIPSCRNRVSCADILAMATRDVIALAGGPSYTVELGRFDGLRSNAADVDGNLPQPTFNLNQLNAMFGRNNLTQDDMIALSACHTVGFSHCSKFSNRIYSFSRQNPVDPSLNKEYAAQLQSMCPKKVDPTIAIDMDPTTPRIFDNAYFKNLKNGKGLFTSDQVLFTDRRSRPTVNTWAKKPLTFNNAFIEAITKLGRVGVKTAKNGNIRFDCGRFN, from the exons atggttcgTCTTTCAACCATAATATCGCtctttatatgtattattttgtgCTCGAGCTCGACTTCTGCACAGCTCAGAAGAAATTTCTACGCAAACATATGTCCTAATGCCGAAAAGATTGTTCGAGAAGCCGTCACCCTAAAATTCCAACAAACTTTTATTACCGTCCCTTCTGTCATCCGTCTCTTCTTCCACGATTGTTTCGTTGGA GGTTGTGATGCGTCGGTGATAGTGGCGTCGACGTCCCGGAACAAAGCTGAAAAGGATCATCCAGACAATTTGTCATTGGCCGGAGATGGATTTGATACTGTGATCAAAGCCAAAGAAGCAGTGGATAAGATTCCAAGTTGCAGAAATAGGGTTTCTTGTGCTGATATTCTCGCGATGGCAACTCGAGATGTCATTGCTCTG GCTGGTGGGCCTTCATATACAGTAGAATTGGGTAGATTTGATGGGCTAAGGTCCAATGCCGCCGATGTAGATGGGAACTTACCGCAGCCCACTTTCAACTTGAACCAACTTAATGCCATGTTTGGTCGTAATAACCTCACTCAGGATGACATGATTGCTCTCTCAG CATGCCACACCGTAGGCTTCTCCCACTGCAGCAAATTTTCGAACAGAATATACAGTTTCAGCCGTCAAAATCCAGTGGACCCAAGTCTCAATAAAGAATATGCGGCCCAATTACAGTCTATGTGCCCAAAAAAAGTGGACCCAACAATCGCCATTGATATGGACCCAACCACACCAAGAATTTTTGACAATGCCTACTTCAAAAACCTTAAAAATGGAAAGGGCCTCTTCACATCGGACCAGGTTTTGTTCACGGATAGAAGGTCTAGGCCCACTGTTAATACTTGGGCCAAAAAGCCACTCACTTTCAACAATGCTTTCATCGAGGCTATAACTAAATTGGGTCGAGTCGGAGTGAAGACCGCGAAGAACGGAAATATCCGCTTCGATTGTGGAAGATTTAATTAA